From a single Osmerus mordax isolate fOsmMor3 chromosome 14, fOsmMor3.pri, whole genome shotgun sequence genomic region:
- the entpd2b gene encoding ectonucleoside triphosphate diphosphohydrolase 2 codes for MALRIYQIILPVALLLLGIVAILLLTIPTEDINEEPQFMYGIVLDAGSSHTAVYIYKWPSDKQNGTGVVTRHTECHVRGGGISSYAGQRGAAGLSLEGCLNQAVQDVPKNRHAVTPVYLGATAGMRLLNISNPGQSEQILQEVGHKIQSYPFDYRGAAILSGREEGAYGWVTVNYLLENFIKYGFVGRWLSPGRATVGALDFGGASTQITFVTQEELEDKRDSMSLRLYGQEYSLYTHSFLCYGRDQVLARILAHLFTSQGHPKTVDHPCYPEGYTLTLRTETMFDSPCTANQKPSSYDPQNAWLSVKGTGHYEQCVGNVSEIFSFHSCPYSQCSFDEVFQPNVSGSFMAFSAFFYIHVFLQQATGITVSTPDLLEQAARAVCNMSYSQMLAVVPEQESRLQDYCATSVFTQVLLLRGYGFDDQSFRGVSFQKEAGDTSVGWALGYMLSLSSLLPEESVGLRKALRPEAWAGVIFLLALLLATALVYVLLQVCREEKKKNGSSNGAF; via the exons tATGGGATAGTCCTTGATGCAGGCTCCTCCCACACTGCTGTGTACATCTACAAGTGGCCGTCAGACAAGCAGAACGGCACAGGTGTGGTCACTCGGCACACAGAATGTCATGTCAGGG GCGGGGGGATCTCAAGCTATGCAGGACAGAGGGGTGCGGCAGGACTCAGTCTGGAGGGGTGCCTAAACCAGGCGGTGCAGGACGTCCCCAAAAACAGACATGCCGTCACGCCTGTGTACCTCGGAGCAACAGCAGGCATGAGACTCCTGAA CATCTCCAACCCTGGCCAATCAGAGCAGATTCTGCAAGAAGTGGGTCACAAAATTCAATCCTATCCTTTTGATTATCGAGGAGCGGCCATATTGAGCGGTCGAGAGGAAGGGGCGTATGGTTGGGTCACTGTCAACTACCTTTTGGAGAATTTTATCAAG TATGGTTTTGTGGGCCGCTGGCTGAGCCCGGGCAGGGCCACGGTGGGAGCGCTGGATTTCGGCGGGGCCTCCACCCAGATCACGTTTGTGACGCAGGAAGAGCTGGAGGACAAGAGGGACTCGATGAGTCTGCGTCTGTACGGGCAGGAGTactctctgtacacacacagcttcctctGCTACGGCCGCGACCAAGTGCTGGCGAGAATACTGGCACACCTGTTCACG tctcaGGGTCACCCCAAGACAGTGGACCACCCCTGCTACCCGGAAGGCTACACTCTGACCCTGAGGACGGAGACGATGTTTGACTCTCCCTGCACTGCAAACCAAAAGCCCAGTTCCTACGACCCCCAGAATGCATGGCTGTCTGTCAAAGGCACTGGCCATTATGAGCAATGCGTGGGTAATGTGTCGGAGATCTTCTCCTTCCACAGTTGCCCCTACTCTCAGTGCTCTTTTGATGAAGTCTTCCAGCCCAATGTCAGTGGCAGCTTCATG GCGTTCTCGGCCTTCTTCTACATCCACGTGTTCCTCCAACAAGCCACAGGGATCACCGTCTCCACCCCTGACCTGCTGGAGCAGGCAGCCAGGGCTGTCTGCAACATGAGTTACAGCCAG ATGTTGGCCGTGGTTCCAGAGCAGGAGTCTCGCTTGCAGGACTACTGCGCTACCTCTGTGTTCACCCAGGTGCTCCTGCTGAGGGGCTACGGGTTCGATGACCAGTCCTTCCGAGGTGTTTCCTTCCAGAAAGAG GCAGGGGACACGTCGGTGGGCTGGGCTCTGGGCTACATGCTCAGCCTCAGCAGCCTGCTCCCAGAGGAGAGCGTGGGCCTCAGGAAGGCCCTGAGGCCCGAAGCCTGGGCAGGCGTCATCTTCCTTCTGGCCCTCCTCCTGGCCACGGCCCTGGTCTACGTCTTACTCCAAGTCTGccgagaggagaagaagaagaacggaAGTAGTAATGGTGCCTTCTAg
- the phpt1 gene encoding 14 kDa phosphohistidine phosphatase, translating to MCTQTRAAALMANIPQAEIDPTGVFKYVLIRVHSKEEGDDSSVDIVRGFAWAEYHADIYDKVSAELEKLGPLDCECVGGGRIKHDTQAKKIHVYGYSMGFGRANHSVSTEKLKVRYPEYEVTWDNEGY from the exons ATGTGTACTCAAACGAGAGCTGCGGCACTTATGGCTAACATTCCCCAGGCAGAAATCGATCCGACTGGTGTGTTCAAGTATGTTCTCATTCGAGTCCACAGTAAAGAAGAGGGCGACGACTCTAGTGTAGATATTGTGCGCGGATTTGCCTGGGCCGAGTATCACG CGGACATCTATGACAAAGTGTCAGCTGAGCTGGAAAAGTTAGGTCCTCTTGACTGTGAATgtgttggaggagggaggataaaACATGATACACAGGCAAAGAAGATACATGTGTATGGCTATTCAATG GGTTTTGGGAGAGCGAACCATTCTGTGTCCACAGAAAAACTAAAGGTCCGCTACCCTGAATACGAGGTGACGTGGGACAATGAAGGATACTGA